One window of the Lactobacillus sp. PV034 genome contains the following:
- a CDS encoding peptide MFS transporter: MENTKKEKTFFGQPQGLSVLFQTELWERFSYYGMRAILLFYMYYAISQGGLGMNQTTAASIMSIYGSSVMLASILGGWVSDRIWGPRKTVFYGGVLIMIGHIVLSFPMGVGALYTSIVFIVLGTGLLKPNVSDMVGHLYGPNDNRRDAGFSIYVFGVNLGAAIAPILVPWAKDGFGFHAFGKVANFHAGFSLAAIGMFIGLVVYYFGGKKTLSEKSLHPADPIPADKLRSIVWKTLLIIILVGIIFGIMAVFNSLNIENIINIITILAIAFPIYYFVIMLRSPKVTKKEHKQVLAYIPLFIAGAIFWGIEESGSTVLALFAQNRTVLHIGAWHFEAANFQTLNPLFIMILTPFFVWLWDTWKNQPSAAGKFAAGLVFAGLSYLFMTLPGLLHPAGRVSPFWLVGSWFIVEIAEMLISPIGLAATSRLAPKAFSSQMMSLWFLCDAVGQAAFAQIVKFYSTKTEVPFFAIIGLVSIVFGIILFFMVKGIDRLMSEEK, from the coding sequence ATGGAAAATACAAAAAAAGAAAAGACATTCTTCGGACAACCTCAAGGACTGTCCGTCTTATTCCAGACTGAATTATGGGAAAGATTCAGTTATTATGGAATGCGTGCCATTCTTCTATTCTACATGTACTATGCAATTAGTCAGGGTGGATTAGGAATGAATCAAACCACCGCCGCATCTATTATGTCAATTTATGGTTCATCAGTAATGTTGGCATCAATTCTCGGTGGGTGGGTTTCTGACCGTATTTGGGGACCACGTAAAACTGTGTTTTATGGTGGTGTCTTAATTATGATTGGCCATATTGTCCTTTCATTCCCAATGGGTGTCGGTGCTTTATATACTTCAATTGTATTTATTGTTTTGGGTACTGGCCTTTTGAAGCCAAACGTTTCTGATATGGTTGGACATCTTTATGGTCCGAATGATAATCGACGTGATGCTGGATTCAGTATTTACGTTTTTGGGGTTAATTTAGGAGCAGCAATCGCGCCTATTTTAGTTCCATGGGCTAAAGATGGTTTTGGTTTTCATGCTTTTGGTAAAGTAGCTAACTTCCATGCTGGTTTTTCACTTGCGGCAATTGGAATGTTTATTGGTTTGGTTGTGTATTATTTTGGTGGAAAGAAGACTCTTTCAGAAAAGAGTTTGCATCCTGCTGATCCAATTCCTGCTGATAAGTTACGTTCAATTGTTTGGAAAACGCTTCTAATTATTATCTTAGTAGGAATAATTTTTGGAATTATGGCTGTTTTCAATTCTTTAAATATTGAAAATATTATTAATATCATAACTATCTTAGCCATTGCTTTTCCAATTTACTACTTTGTAATTATGTTACGTAGCCCTAAAGTTACTAAGAAGGAACACAAACAAGTTTTGGCTTATATTCCTTTGTTTATTGCTGGTGCAATCTTTTGGGGAATTGAAGAATCAGGTTCTACTGTTTTAGCGTTATTTGCTCAAAATAGAACAGTGCTTCACATTGGTGCATGGCACTTTGAAGCTGCCAACTTCCAAACTTTGAACCCATTATTTATCATGATCTTGACACCATTCTTCGTTTGGCTATGGGATACTTGGAAGAATCAGCCATCTGCAGCAGGTAAATTTGCAGCTGGTTTGGTGTTTGCTGGTCTTTCATACTTATTTATGACCCTTCCAGGTCTTTTGCATCCAGCAGGTCGAGTAAGTCCATTCTGGCTTGTAGGATCATGGTTCATTGTTGAAATTGCGGAAATGCTCATTTCACCTATTGGATTAGCTGCAACTAGTCGTTTAGCACCTAAGGCCTTTAGTTCACAGATGATGAGTTTATGGTTCTTATGTGACGCCGTAGGGCAAGCAGCATTTGCACAAATTGTTAAATTTTATTCAACTAAGACTGAAGTTCCATTTTTTGCAATTATTGGTCTTGTAAGTATCGTCTTTGGTATTATTCTTTTCTTCATGGTAAAGGGTATTGACCGACTAATGAGCGAAGAAAAATAA
- a CDS encoding YbhB/YbcL family Raf kinase inhibitor-like protein encodes MKVKVNLNSEGYLPDKYTKHAPENLKVDGKPAVSFPIEIIDVPEGVKSLAIYLDDFDSVPVCGFVWIHWLAANIDPSHHLIPENTSLDPQFDLVQGRNSNASKFLSGETGPKLGYTGPQPPDGTHNYTLTVYALDKKLALPSGYWLNEFLEKAEGHILEKAKIKLPVKA; translated from the coding sequence ATGAAAGTAAAAGTAAATTTAAATAGTGAGGGATATTTACCTGATAAATATACTAAGCATGCGCCTGAAAATTTGAAGGTTGATGGCAAACCAGCTGTTTCTTTTCCAATTGAAATTATTGATGTTCCGGAAGGTGTTAAATCTCTAGCAATTTACTTAGATGATTTTGATTCTGTCCCTGTGTGTGGCTTTGTGTGGATTCATTGGTTAGCGGCTAATATAGATCCTAGCCATCATTTGATTCCTGAAAATACCAGTTTAGATCCGCAATTTGATTTAGTTCAGGGCAGAAATAGTAATGCAAGCAAGTTTTTGAGTGGCGAAACTGGACCCAAGCTTGGATATACTGGGCCACAACCACCAGATGGTACCCATAATTATACTTTGACTGTTTACGCCTTGGATAAAAAGCTGGCGCTACCTTCAGGATATTGGCTCAACGAATTTTTAGAAAAAGCTGAAGGCCATATTTTGGAAAAAGCAAAGATAAAATTACCTGTAAAAGCCTAA
- a CDS encoding M42 family metallopeptidase, giving the protein MKKEQEIEMLKEFSDANSTSGFEEEFVKLFSSYAKGTANIETDGMLNVYASRKENKGDRPVIQMDAHSDAVGFITQAVRPNGLIKFVPLGGWVKYNIPALKVKIRNRAGDYISGVVATKPPHFMTAAERNSIPDIAEMSIDVGSSSRQETINDYQIDTGCPIFVDVKCEYHEKSGLFFGKDFDDRFGAGAMIDVLDNLKNEETNFDVVSALSAQEEVGLRGAYVTGRKVKPDLCIVLESCPADDTFEPEWLSQTGLKRGPMLRDMDTTFLPNPKFQQYACDLADKNHIPYTRSVRTGGGQDGAAIYYEYGAPTIVIGIPVRYEHSPYCFSAYSDFKASVDLATAIIRDMTKEKLDSFKLI; this is encoded by the coding sequence ATGAAAAAAGAGCAAGAAATAGAAATGTTAAAAGAATTTTCTGATGCTAATTCAACATCAGGTTTTGAAGAAGAATTTGTTAAGCTTTTTTCAAGTTATGCTAAAGGTACAGCTAATATTGAGACTGATGGAATGTTAAATGTTTATGCTTCCAGGAAGGAAAATAAGGGAGATCGCCCAGTTATTCAAATGGATGCTCATTCTGATGCAGTTGGTTTTATTACTCAAGCAGTAAGACCAAATGGATTAATTAAGTTTGTTCCACTTGGAGGTTGGGTAAAATATAATATTCCTGCTCTTAAGGTAAAGATTAGAAACCGTGCAGGTGACTATATTTCAGGCGTGGTAGCAACTAAGCCACCACATTTTATGACTGCAGCTGAAAGAAATTCAATTCCGGATATAGCAGAAATGTCGATTGATGTAGGATCCTCTAGTCGTCAAGAAACTATCAATGATTATCAAATTGATACCGGTTGTCCAATTTTTGTAGATGTAAAATGTGAATATCATGAAAAATCAGGACTATTTTTTGGTAAAGATTTTGATGATCGGTTTGGAGCAGGAGCGATGATAGATGTCTTGGATAACTTAAAGAATGAAGAGACTAACTTTGATGTTGTATCTGCTTTATCTGCTCAAGAAGAAGTTGGCTTACGTGGAGCCTATGTTACTGGTAGAAAAGTTAAGCCGGATCTTTGTATTGTTTTAGAAAGTTGTCCAGCAGATGATACATTTGAGCCAGAATGGTTATCTCAAACTGGGTTGAAACGTGGTCCAATGCTACGAGACATGGATACAACATTTTTACCAAATCCTAAGTTTCAACAGTATGCGTGTGATTTAGCAGATAAAAATCATATTCCTTACACTCGTTCAGTAAGAACGGGTGGTGGTCAAGATGGGGCGGCTATCTATTATGAATATGGAGCTCCAACTATTGTAATTGGAATTCCAGTACGTTATGAGCACTCTCCATATTGTTTTAGTGCTTATAGCGATTTTAAGGCTTCAGTGGATCTGGCTACTGCAATTATTCGTGATATGACTAAGGAAAAATTAGATAGTTTTAAACTTATTTAG
- a CDS encoding multidrug efflux MFS transporter has product MKKEKPIWKRNLFVLSIAVFIAGIAFSEVMPFLPLYIKTLGEFSKQQLNFWSGLVFSGTYFVSAIVSPWWGKLADKKGRKLMILRASIGMAIVMAAMGLVQNVWELFGLRMFQGVFSGYVSNSNALVATETPKEKSGQALGTMASSFTAGNLLGPFVGGALASIFSYRITFFITGGLLTLIFFLSLFFVHEDDFKPIEDKKLESTKGVIQALRSPALIFGLLLTTLIIQAANNSINPIVSLYVAQLMQNHGNIVFISGVIAALPGIATFLVASRFGVWGDRIGTHKIIVGGFIAATIFFFLTAFVQNTIQLGVLRFLVGFSDACLIPQVQTLLTKNSPAQVTGRIFSWNQSAMYIGNIVGPLLGSTVAGISSYSMVFLVTAGIVVLNLSLFQLNVIHNLDR; this is encoded by the coding sequence GTGAAAAAAGAGAAGCCCATTTGGAAACGAAACCTTTTTGTACTATCAATCGCTGTCTTTATCGCAGGAATTGCGTTTTCAGAAGTCATGCCTTTCTTGCCCTTATATATTAAGACTTTAGGTGAATTTTCTAAGCAGCAATTAAATTTCTGGTCTGGTTTAGTTTTTTCTGGAACCTACTTTGTTTCAGCCATTGTTTCTCCTTGGTGGGGGAAACTTGCTGATAAAAAAGGGCGTAAGTTAATGATTTTACGTGCCTCTATTGGAATGGCTATTGTTATGGCAGCCATGGGATTAGTTCAAAATGTCTGGGAATTGTTTGGTTTAAGAATGTTCCAAGGAGTATTCTCTGGCTATGTTTCTAATTCAAATGCTTTAGTAGCAACTGAAACACCAAAGGAGAAATCAGGACAAGCCTTAGGTACAATGGCTTCATCATTTACTGCAGGCAACTTATTAGGACCATTTGTTGGTGGTGCCTTAGCTTCTATTTTTAGTTATCGAATTACCTTCTTTATTACTGGTGGACTTTTAACGCTTATCTTTTTCCTTTCACTTTTCTTTGTTCATGAAGATGACTTTAAGCCGATCGAAGACAAAAAACTAGAAAGCACCAAAGGTGTAATTCAGGCATTGCGCTCTCCTGCTTTGATTTTTGGTCTGCTATTAACTACTTTAATTATTCAAGCTGCTAACAATTCTATCAACCCGATTGTCTCCCTCTACGTTGCCCAGTTGATGCAGAATCATGGTAATATTGTATTTATTTCCGGGGTAATAGCTGCATTACCAGGAATTGCTACTTTTTTAGTTGCATCTCGTTTTGGTGTTTGGGGTGACCGGATTGGGACTCATAAAATTATTGTTGGTGGTTTTATTGCTGCAACTATTTTTTTCTTTTTAACTGCTTTTGTCCAAAATACTATCCAACTAGGAGTTTTAAGATTTTTAGTAGGATTTTCTGATGCTTGTCTAATTCCACAAGTCCAAACTTTATTAACCAAAAATTCACCTGCACAAGTTACTGGAAGAATTTTTTCTTGGAACCAAAGTGCGATGTACATTGGAAATATTGTCGGACCTTTATTAGGTTCAACTGTTGCTGGTATTTCGAGTTATAGTATGGTTTTCCTTGTTACTGCAGGCATTGTGGTTCTAAATTTAAGTCTCTTCCAACTAAACGTCATTCATAATTTGGATCGTTAA
- a CDS encoding MFS transporter: MNKKQVTMVTVALMLGNVMSGLDGTIINTAIPAIVSALHGIQFMGWIVAIFLLGMSISIPIWTKIGEKITNKLAFEISLIFFIVGSTLEGLAPNIFFFLVARFVMGIGAGGMGSLPYIIAGYIFPNIKKRTQILGYLTASFNGAAIMGPLVGGWLIDAISWHWVFYINIPIGLIALIISLIFYKPVTPQAPVTFDVPGALLLVCGLILFLLGVQMLGLTATWLVILLIVVSLGILTGFFYHESRADNPIIPLELFKNKDLNGDFLLFALSWGAFLAVNTYLPMWAQALLGLSALLGGMTLIPNSIFEIIASQMVATIQEHLRTFALVLIGLITMVISVAGLFFSTLQTPLYMLVIIGTFSGIGVGFIFVALQVKVQMDAGSKNMATATSTSYLIRILAQTIMAAVYGVIMNFALGNGIKQHHNITMKMLNELSDAKTAKLLPQHLLPLMREIFHKGIHQIMLVSLILLILAVIFNFYFNYNKEKSSFK, from the coding sequence ATGAATAAAAAGCAAGTGACAATGGTTACAGTTGCCCTGATGTTAGGTAATGTAATGTCAGGTTTAGATGGCACAATAATCAATACTGCGATTCCAGCAATTGTATCTGCCTTACATGGGATTCAATTTATGGGATGGATTGTAGCGATTTTCTTGTTGGGGATGTCAATCTCAATTCCGATTTGGACCAAAATTGGTGAGAAAATTACTAATAAGCTAGCCTTTGAAATCTCACTAATTTTTTTCATTGTGGGATCAACTCTTGAAGGTTTAGCTCCTAATATTTTCTTCTTCCTAGTAGCGAGATTTGTTATGGGTATTGGTGCAGGTGGTATGGGATCACTACCTTATATTATTGCTGGTTATATTTTTCCAAATATTAAGAAGAGAACTCAAATTTTGGGCTATTTGACTGCAAGCTTTAATGGAGCAGCGATTATGGGACCCCTAGTTGGTGGTTGGTTAATTGATGCAATCTCTTGGCATTGGGTCTTCTATATTAATATTCCAATTGGCTTAATCGCGTTGATTATTAGCTTAATCTTTTATAAGCCAGTTACTCCACAAGCACCGGTAACGTTTGACGTACCAGGTGCCTTGTTATTGGTTTGTGGCTTAATTCTTTTCTTACTTGGTGTTCAAATGTTGGGATTAACTGCAACTTGGTTAGTAATTCTTTTAATTGTGGTAAGCTTGGGAATTCTGACTGGATTCTTTTATCATGAGAGTCGGGCAGATAACCCGATTATTCCGTTAGAATTATTTAAAAATAAAGATTTAAATGGTGACTTTTTACTGTTTGCTTTAAGTTGGGGTGCCTTCTTGGCAGTAAATACTTATTTACCAATGTGGGCACAGGCTTTGCTTGGCTTGTCAGCCTTGCTAGGTGGAATGACCTTAATTCCTAACTCGATTTTTGAAATTATTGCTTCCCAGATGGTGGCTACGATTCAAGAGCACTTGCGAACTTTTGCTTTGGTCTTGATTGGATTAATTACAATGGTAATCTCAGTAGCAGGACTATTTTTCTCAACTCTTCAAACGCCTTTATATATGCTGGTAATTATTGGTACTTTTTCTGGAATAGGAGTAGGTTTTATTTTCGTTGCCCTTCAAGTTAAAGTACAGATGGATGCTGGCAGCAAAAACATGGCTACTGCAACTTCTACTTCATATTTAATTAGAATCTTGGCTCAAACGATTATGGCCGCGGTTTATGGAGTTATTATGAACTTTGCTTTAGGAAATGGAATCAAGCAACATCATAATATTACGATGAAAATGTTGAATGAATTAAGTGATGCTAAAACTGCTAAATTATTGCCGCAACATTTATTACCATTGATGCGTGAAATCTTTCATAAGGGGATCCATCAAATTATGTTAGTATCTTTGATTTTGTTGATTTTAGCAGTGATCTTTAATTTTTACTTTAACTATAATAAAGAAAAAAGTAGCTTTAAATAA
- a CDS encoding MIP/aquaporin family protein: MAHTWFAKYVAEFLGTMILVMFGNGAVMNTVLKKTNGNNDDSKGNGGWLLIAISFGFGVMIPSMLFGSVSGCHINPAATLAQAFAGVFPWTHVAQYIIAQFLGAMVGQLILLAVYWPSFKETTDANIIFGCFSTSDTHNSKLNGFISEVVGTGVLMFVAIGLYHGLFFHNAMDIANIGVGFMIMGVVLALGGVSGPSLNPARDLGPRILYAILPVPNSDRNAHWNYSWVASLGPIVGAAIGIFLYKIPFGL, encoded by the coding sequence ATGGCACACACTTGGTTTGCAAAATATGTTGCAGAATTTCTAGGTACCATGATTCTTGTTATGTTTGGTAATGGTGCTGTAATGAATACCGTTTTGAAGAAAACAAATGGTAACAATGACGATAGTAAAGGCAATGGTGGTTGGCTATTAATCGCAATCAGTTTTGGTTTTGGGGTAATGATTCCTTCAATGCTCTTTGGTTCCGTTTCTGGTTGTCATATTAACCCTGCTGCTACGTTAGCTCAAGCTTTTGCTGGCGTCTTTCCTTGGACTCATGTAGCTCAATATATCATTGCTCAGTTCCTTGGTGCAATGGTTGGTCAGTTAATTCTTCTTGCAGTTTACTGGCCAAGTTTTAAAGAAACTACTGATGCAAATATTATCTTTGGTTGTTTCTCCACTTCTGATACCCACAACAGCAAGTTAAATGGTTTTATTTCTGAAGTTGTTGGTACTGGTGTTTTAATGTTTGTTGCAATTGGACTTTACCATGGCTTATTCTTCCACAACGCTATGGATATAGCTAACATTGGTGTCGGATTTATGATTATGGGTGTGGTTTTAGCACTCGGTGGTGTTTCTGGTCCATCTCTTAACCCGGCACGTGATTTAGGTCCACGTATTCTTTATGCAATCTTACCAGTACCAAACTCAGATCGAAATGCACATTGGAACTATAGTTGGGTTGCATCACTTGGCCCAATCGTTGGTGCAGCAATCGGTATTTTCCTTTATAAAATTCCGTTTGGACTTTAA
- the hpt gene encoding hypoxanthine phosphoribosyltransferase: MNNDIEKVLISQDKMNKRLDELADELNQKYANSEELPLVVSVMTGALIFSGKMLERLNFMMNLDVVKASSYEGAHSTGKVNLIQDVKYDVKNRPVIIMEDIIDTGRTLKFLKDLFLKRGAKSVEICAMMDKPQSHEVELQGDYIGFNAPNEFLVGYGLDYDGLYRNLPYIGVLKHEVYA, translated from the coding sequence ATGAATAACGATATTGAAAAAGTATTAATTAGCCAAGATAAGATGAATAAGCGTCTCGATGAATTAGCAGACGAATTAAACCAAAAATATGCTAATAGTGAAGAATTGCCATTAGTAGTTTCAGTCATGACTGGAGCTTTGATTTTTAGTGGCAAAATGTTAGAACGTTTAAACTTTATGATGAACCTTGATGTTGTTAAGGCTTCAAGTTATGAGGGAGCTCATTCAACTGGAAAAGTTAACTTAATTCAAGATGTTAAATATGATGTAAAAAATCGTCCGGTGATTATCATGGAAGATATTATTGATACTGGTCGCACTTTAAAATTTTTGAAGGACTTATTCTTAAAGCGTGGAGCTAAAAGCGTGGAGATTTGTGCCATGATGGATAAGCCACAAAGTCATGAAGTAGAATTACAAGGTGACTATATTGGTTTTAATGCTCCAAATGAATTTTTAGTTGGTTATGGGTTAGATTATGATGGATTGTATCGTAACCTTCCATATATCGGTGTCTTAAAGCATGAAGTTTATGCATAA
- a CDS encoding Rpn family recombination-promoting nuclease/putative transposase, which produces MNKWYGFTQDLVFGEVMKNKEFCKYMIQATIPELDEIKIINIETQKEFKGTDTDEKGIRLDIFVKDNKGNLFDVEMQNTNEHNLGKRMRYYQSRIDTFALDSGSTYNNLKRSYIVFLCMFDYFNQGKASYSFHEYEDSNRKLQLDTASTKIIINGTATTAAHNSKLLSIIDLMQGKVDSSNKYIRYAEEKINQINNDPKKRRAIMEYETKLLEREQKGATDSLNLSKEIKKLKLNGFTTEEIYSQLKNHNYSLSGAELKELINLIN; this is translated from the coding sequence ATGAATAAATGGTATGGTTTTACCCAAGATTTAGTATTTGGGGAAGTAATGAAAAATAAAGAATTTTGCAAGTATATGATTCAAGCTACAATCCCTGAGCTTGATGAAATCAAAATCATCAATATTGAAACCCAAAAAGAATTTAAGGGTACCGATACTGATGAAAAAGGCATTCGCCTTGATATTTTTGTTAAAGATAATAAAGGCAACCTATTTGATGTGGAAATGCAAAATACTAATGAGCATAATTTAGGTAAACGTATGCGCTACTATCAATCTAGAATTGATACTTTTGCATTAGATTCTGGCAGTACGTATAATAATCTTAAAAGGTCTTACATTGTGTTTTTATGCATGTTTGATTATTTCAATCAGGGAAAAGCCAGCTATAGTTTTCACGAATATGAAGATTCAAACAGAAAATTACAATTAGATACTGCATCGACAAAAATAATTATTAATGGGACAGCAACTACAGCTGCACATAATTCAAAGTTATTAAGTATTATCGACCTAATGCAAGGCAAAGTTGATTCTTCTAATAAATACATCCGCTATGCTGAAGAAAAAATCAACCAAATTAATAACGATCCTAAGAAAAGGAGAGCAATTATGGAATACGAGACAAAACTACTTGAGAGAGAACAAAAGGGCGCGACAGATTCCTTAAATTTGTCAAAAGAAATTAAAAAGCTTAAATTAAATGGTTTCACAACTGAGGAGATTTATTCTCAACTAAAGAACCATAATTATTCTTTATCTGGAGCAGAATTAAAAGAACTTATTAATTTAATCAATTAA